In Thermospira aquatica, the following proteins share a genomic window:
- a CDS encoding GGDEF domain-containing protein, whose protein sequence is MSALKKLCFFLLFSLGIVTALIVLFPYERVYILGLFLAFVGMGTAYLYVVGATSAFVNFDFLFFSALGLAGVLVGTLYEIFFLTGAPAYDFLYPLHLVLFSWMSLWLFFSAFFVSRRLKYRWPVVLIWGVAMAGLFLVLQQYGGRVLPFLKGEVMPRIVQWVIGIEGLSLVTLGLVFFWRHRMALTLYASLVLWIVFRMIAGVFWLKASVDMANPLWFQYILTIEWLGLLFGLDGALYSGIHQPFHKLSRQIQILNEEKMLSLRLDRITRTLNADAFQDMVRYEVLRQKRQRSDLALLAIDALITMKDNSQYNCPDNVLGLLAASFRANLRAHDVISHWGGGRFTILLLDTDLVGACTVAKKIQEVVSMSEYLCGKDEAEVQLFMGAAVYMEGMGVEDFLSLAFRNLSLAREKKTNSVVTEGIFESPKAEEL, encoded by the coding sequence ATGTCGGCATTAAAAAAGTTGTGTTTTTTTCTCTTGTTTTCACTGGGAATCGTGACGGCTCTCATTGTTCTTTTCCCTTATGAACGGGTGTATATTCTGGGACTTTTTCTGGCATTTGTTGGTATGGGAACAGCGTATCTTTATGTAGTTGGGGCAACAAGTGCATTTGTAAATTTTGATTTTTTGTTTTTTTCCGCTCTGGGTTTGGCTGGTGTTCTTGTAGGAACGCTCTATGAGATTTTTTTCTTGACTGGAGCTCCCGCGTATGATTTTCTTTATCCTCTTCATTTGGTGCTTTTTTCGTGGATGAGTCTCTGGCTGTTCTTTTCGGCTTTTTTTGTTTCACGACGATTGAAGTATCGCTGGCCTGTGGTTCTGATTTGGGGAGTTGCCATGGCGGGGCTTTTTCTTGTTCTTCAACAGTATGGTGGGAGGGTGTTGCCGTTTCTTAAGGGTGAGGTTATGCCACGAATAGTACAATGGGTTATTGGTATTGAGGGCTTAAGTCTGGTCACCCTTGGGTTGGTATTTTTTTGGAGACACCGGATGGCTCTTACGCTCTATGCCTCTCTGGTTTTATGGATAGTGTTTCGTATGATTGCAGGTGTTTTTTGGTTGAAAGCCTCTGTTGATATGGCAAATCCTTTGTGGTTTCAGTATATTCTCACCATTGAATGGTTGGGGCTTCTTTTTGGATTGGATGGGGCGCTCTATAGTGGGATACATCAGCCTTTTCATAAACTTTCTCGACAGATTCAGATTTTAAATGAAGAAAAGATGCTTTCTTTGAGACTTGATAGGATAACCAGAACACTTAATGCGGATGCTTTTCAAGATATGGTTCGTTATGAAGTATTAAGACAGAAAAGGCAAAGATCGGATCTGGCGCTTCTTGCTATAGACGCGCTTATTACCATGAAAGATAATTCCCAATATAATTGTCCGGACAATGTGCTTGGGCTTTTGGCGGCTTCTTTTCGTGCAAATCTCAGGGCTCATGATGTTATTTCTCATTGGGGCGGCGGGAGGTTTACAATTCTTCTTCTGGACACGGATCTTGTAGGTGCCTGTACCGTGGCAAAGAAGATTCAGGAAGTTGTTTCGATGAGTGAGTATCTCTGCGGGAAAGATGAGGCAGAGGTGCAGCTTTTTATGGGGGCAGCCGTGTATATGGAAGGCATGGGGGTAGAGGATTTTCTTTCTCTTGCATTTCGAAACCTTTCTTTAGCCAGAGAAAAGAAGACCAACTCGGTGGTTACGGAAGGAATTTTTGAATCTCCAAAAGCAGAAGAATTATAA